A genomic stretch from Desulfolutivibrio sulfodismutans DSM 3696 includes:
- a CDS encoding MFS transporter, translating into MNRRQVAWITLAHMFTDINQGALPALLPLLIPRHGLSYAAAAAVVFSSNIASTVVQPAFGHFADKTSKTWLVPAALAMACLGLGATGLAPAYPLLIVAAVVCGVGVAAFHPVGARLINQNAGSQKAAAMSIFGVGGTMGFTLGPLLAAQATGWWGLDGTAVLALPGCLMAVLAAWLLSRPQSAQAAKAMSAGAEAVGKPAWGAFLRLTGTVVGRSMLFFGFNTFIPLYWINVLGQSDHAGAMALTVFAGSTVVGSLAGGRLADRRSQPRIIFFSYLSVIPMIPVFLAMNSPWAALAMLVPMGIGLSIPYSAMIVLGQSYLPGRIGLSSGVTLGLAISIGGIAAPILGMVADAHGLHTALATTMILPVLSAAVAWTLPDPAVATGVAKAA; encoded by the coding sequence CGCCGCCAAGTGGCCTGGATAACCCTGGCCCACATGTTCACAGACATCAACCAGGGAGCCCTGCCCGCCCTGTTGCCGCTTTTGATCCCCCGCCACGGCCTGTCCTACGCCGCCGCCGCCGCCGTGGTCTTTTCGTCCAACATCGCCTCCACCGTGGTCCAACCGGCCTTCGGGCACTTTGCGGACAAGACCTCGAAGACCTGGCTTGTGCCTGCGGCCCTGGCCATGGCCTGCCTGGGCCTGGGCGCGACGGGCCTGGCCCCGGCCTATCCGTTGCTGATTGTTGCGGCCGTGGTCTGCGGTGTGGGTGTGGCCGCGTTTCATCCCGTGGGCGCCAGGCTCATCAACCAGAACGCCGGGAGCCAGAAGGCGGCGGCCATGAGCATTTTCGGGGTGGGCGGCACCATGGGATTTACCCTGGGGCCGCTCCTTGCCGCCCAGGCCACGGGGTGGTGGGGCCTTGACGGGACGGCCGTCCTGGCCCTTCCCGGATGCCTCATGGCCGTGCTGGCGGCCTGGCTGTTGTCCCGGCCGCAGTCCGCCCAGGCAGCCAAGGCCATGTCCGCCGGGGCCGAGGCGGTGGGGAAACCGGCCTGGGGGGCCTTTTTGCGCCTGACGGGCACGGTGGTGGGCCGGTCCATGCTCTTTTTCGGGTTCAACACCTTCATCCCGCTGTACTGGATCAACGTCCTGGGGCAGTCGGATCATGCCGGGGCCATGGCGCTCACCGTGTTCGCGGGGTCCACGGTGGTGGGCTCCCTGGCCGGTGGTCGGCTGGCCGACCGCCGCAGCCAGCCGCGCATCATTTTTTTCAGCTACCTCTCGGTCATCCCCATGATTCCGGTCTTTTTGGCCATGAACTCGCCCTGGGCGGCCCTGGCCATGCTCGTGCCCATGGGAATCGGGCTGTCCATTCCGTACAGCGCCATGATCGTCCTGGGCCAGAGCTACCTGCCGGGACGCATCGGCCTGTCCTCCGGGGTGACCTTGGGGCTGGCCATCTCCATCGGCGGCATCGCCGCACCCATTCTGGGCATGGTGGCCGACGCCCACGGCCTGCACACAGCCCTGGCCACGACCATGATCCTGCCGGTCCTAAGCGCCGCCGTGGCCTGGACCCTGCCCGACCCCGCCGTGGCCACAGGCGTGGCAAAGGCCGCCTGA
- a CDS encoding DUF4198 domain-containing protein, whose protein sequence is MSNLLSSGGVLMKIGKMLGTVGMVLVVALSASAVFAHNLWVNGGNKEVFEADMIYGHNFPVPEIIAEERLQLFEPLKVFGKDYNEVLTQQGENHHYAGKSKLPDGTYVVEAYYRPTPWVESKNDKWHMNKTRKDFNDDEVVSCSVSSMQSKSLVVVGNDDGSFAMTPLGRGLEITPLTKAGEIRQGESARFRLTRDGQRVKLASILGSYDGYSANEMSFAFYAKTDIDGTFEFKPLHSGVWYLSTVVESPTNDPVCEKRLEKASLVFTVK, encoded by the coding sequence ATGTCCAACCTTTTGTCATCCGGAGGAGTTTTGATGAAAATCGGGAAGATGCTGGGAACAGTCGGCATGGTTCTGGTCGTCGCATTGTCAGCTTCAGCGGTCTTTGCCCATAACCTCTGGGTGAATGGGGGGAACAAGGAGGTCTTCGAGGCCGACATGATTTACGGCCACAACTTTCCGGTACCGGAAATAATCGCGGAAGAACGGCTCCAGCTTTTCGAACCGCTCAAGGTATTTGGTAAAGATTACAACGAGGTTCTCACGCAGCAAGGTGAGAACCATCATTACGCGGGTAAGTCCAAACTCCCGGATGGCACGTATGTGGTGGAGGCATATTACAGGCCGACGCCCTGGGTTGAATCCAAGAACGACAAGTGGCACATGAACAAAACCAGAAAGGATTTCAATGACGACGAGGTTGTCTCCTGCAGCGTCTCCAGCATGCAGTCGAAAAGCCTCGTGGTCGTCGGGAATGATGACGGCTCTTTTGCCATGACGCCCCTTGGCAGGGGACTCGAGATCACCCCCCTCACCAAGGCGGGTGAAATCCGGCAAGGCGAATCCGCCAGGTTCAGGCTGACAAGGGATGGCCAGCGGGTCAAGTTGGCCAGCATCCTGGGCAGTTACGATGGGTATTCCGCAAACGAGATGAGCTTTGCCTTCTATGCGAAAACCGACATTGACGGCACATTCGAATTCAAGCCCCTGCACTCCGGAGTCTGGTATCTCAGTACCGTTGTTGAGAGCCCGACCAACGATCCGGTTTGTGAAAAGCGCCTTGAGAAGGCCAGCCTCGTTTTCACCGTGAAGTAA
- a CDS encoding TetR/AcrR family transcriptional regulator → MKISEDRKRENRNQIIRAAVDAMTEKGFKGATMREIARAAGLGDATIYNYFPTKEAIVYAYYEDRLEEGAERLRTIPDLHTYGLREQLQTYFETLLEQYLPDREFVAGTFGTVTFSLTSDYQYLRPLRLRFFHVVKDMFEAAVTAGEIPEQAFQELTCQCLWDYFIGLVHYWIRDRSEQFQNTTVLIDKSLDLAIGFIRADLLNKALDMASFLFRHHVIARLDVFQDRMDLFRGQREGMQRGKRPDTGGEDGRQHSEE, encoded by the coding sequence ATGAAAATCAGTGAAGACCGGAAGCGGGAGAACCGAAATCAGATAATCCGGGCTGCCGTCGACGCCATGACCGAAAAAGGGTTCAAGGGGGCGACGATGCGGGAGATCGCCAGGGCGGCGGGGCTTGGCGACGCCACCATCTACAACTACTTCCCCACCAAGGAGGCCATCGTCTACGCCTATTACGAGGATCGGCTGGAGGAGGGCGCTGAGCGGTTGCGGACAATCCCGGACCTGCATACGTACGGATTGCGGGAACAGCTCCAGACGTATTTCGAAACCTTGCTGGAGCAGTATCTGCCGGATCGTGAATTCGTCGCGGGCACCTTCGGGACGGTGACCTTCTCCCTGACCTCGGACTACCAGTATCTGCGGCCCCTCCGCTTACGCTTTTTTCATGTGGTCAAGGACATGTTCGAGGCGGCCGTTACGGCTGGCGAAATACCGGAACAGGCATTTCAGGAACTGACCTGCCAATGCCTCTGGGACTATTTCATCGGCCTCGTACACTACTGGATACGGGACCGTTCGGAGCAATTCCAGAACACCACGGTCCTCATCGACAAAAGCCTGGATTTGGCCATCGGCTTCATCCGGGCCGATCTCCTCAACAAAGCCTTGGACATGGCCTCATTCCTTTTCCGGCATCATGTCATAGCCCGGCTGGATGTGTTCCAGGATCGGATGGATCTGTTTCGTGGGCAGAGGGAGGGGATGCAGCGGGGGAAACGTCCCGACACGGGAGGAGAGGATGGCCGACAGCATTCCGAAGAGTAA
- a CDS encoding ABC1 kinase family protein, with product MADSIPKSKWERGLCIGKTATRLGGKALGYLSRKPFQTPGERIEGRKALDRDAAALLFQGLGLLRGTALKAAQLFSLETDLLPPEITEELQKSCHQAPPINRALARKIVANALGKPPEELFREFNGQAFAAASLGQVHRAVAWDGQELAVKLQYPGIRESIESDMQLLRSATWPLPDRRLLAPVFEEIEARLLEEVDYLREQENMAFFREGLLQEPVLMPECRKDLSSGTVLAAEYLDGAPLLEWLETGPDQGQRDHVAQTLQDFFVSGLYRLHGIHADPNPGNFLVLPDLAVGVVDFGCVKHFDPHFVALYSKLAATALKGGRKEYLSLLAGFQSNAAPVSAEIEQLLVEELQATGQWISRLYREKTFDFRENPDFIPAGKRRMSEALKMRQYMDINPHFLFLHRTRYGLLRLFERMGARVSFRNPYEYME from the coding sequence ATGGCCGACAGCATTCCGAAGAGTAAGTGGGAAAGGGGGCTGTGCATCGGCAAGACAGCGACCAGGCTGGGCGGCAAGGCCCTTGGCTATCTTTCCCGAAAGCCTTTCCAGACGCCCGGTGAGCGGATCGAAGGCCGGAAGGCCCTGGACCGGGATGCCGCCGCACTCCTCTTCCAGGGTTTGGGTCTTTTGCGGGGAACGGCTCTGAAGGCGGCGCAGCTTTTCAGTTTGGAGACCGATCTCTTGCCGCCCGAAATCACGGAAGAACTCCAGAAGTCCTGCCATCAGGCGCCTCCCATCAATCGAGCCCTGGCCCGCAAGATCGTGGCTAACGCCCTGGGGAAGCCGCCCGAGGAACTGTTCCGGGAGTTCAATGGGCAAGCGTTCGCCGCCGCCAGCCTGGGACAGGTCCACCGGGCCGTGGCCTGGGACGGTCAGGAATTGGCGGTGAAGCTCCAATATCCCGGAATCCGGGAGAGCATCGAATCCGACATGCAACTGCTGCGATCGGCAACGTGGCCGCTGCCTGACCGTCGGCTCCTGGCGCCGGTTTTTGAAGAGATAGAGGCCCGCTTGTTGGAGGAGGTCGACTACCTGCGCGAACAGGAGAACATGGCCTTTTTCCGGGAAGGGTTGCTTCAGGAGCCTGTCCTGATGCCGGAATGCCGCAAGGACTTGAGTTCCGGCACGGTGCTTGCCGCCGAATACCTGGATGGCGCGCCGCTCCTCGAATGGCTCGAGACAGGCCCCGACCAGGGGCAACGGGATCACGTCGCCCAAACCCTTCAGGATTTTTTTGTTTCCGGGCTCTACCGCTTGCATGGCATCCACGCCGACCCAAATCCCGGCAATTTCCTCGTGCTCCCCGATCTGGCCGTCGGGGTGGTGGATTTCGGCTGCGTCAAGCATTTTGATCCGCACTTCGTTGCGCTCTACAGCAAGCTCGCCGCAACTGCCCTCAAGGGCGGCAGAAAGGAGTATCTCTCGCTCCTTGCCGGGTTCCAGAGCAACGCAGCGCCAGTCTCTGCGGAAATAGAACAGCTCCTCGTCGAGGAACTCCAGGCGACGGGCCAATGGATTTCCCGGTTATACCGTGAGAAGACATTCGATTTTCGGGAGAATCCGGATTTTATCCCGGCCGGGAAACGCCGCATGTCAGAGGCGCTCAAGATGAGACAATACATGGACATCAATCCGCATTTCCTGTTTTTGCATCGTACCCGATACGGGCTCTTGCGGCTTTTCGAGCGTATGGGGGCCCGCGTCAGCTTTCGAAATCCCTATGAATACATGGAGTAG
- a CDS encoding pyridoxamine 5'-phosphate oxidase family protein, translated as MDIITHWDTICDVFEKTLKTTGFCAMATVDTDGSPHITPIGSLILHAPGQAYYFEKFPKAMRRNLDQNPQVCVLAAHGGFWSTMASLFRGRFTTAPGVRLLGMAGELRSATEAEEHLWLERVKIFRWLKGYDLLWKDMTQVRDIRFDSFEPVRIGLMTKGLWGEA; from the coding sequence ATGGATATCATAACGCACTGGGACACCATCTGCGATGTTTTCGAGAAGACGCTGAAGACCACGGGCTTTTGCGCCATGGCCACGGTGGACACGGACGGTTCGCCCCATATCACCCCCATTGGATCGCTGATCCTCCACGCACCGGGGCAAGCCTATTATTTCGAAAAATTCCCAAAGGCGATGCGTCGCAACCTCGATCAAAATCCGCAGGTTTGTGTCCTGGCTGCCCACGGGGGATTTTGGAGCACCATGGCCTCGCTTTTCCGTGGCCGCTTCACGACGGCTCCCGGGGTGCGCCTGTTGGGCATGGCAGGAGAACTGCGGTCGGCCACCGAGGCGGAAGAGCACCTCTGGCTGGAAAGGGTCAAGATATTCCGCTGGCTTAAAGGCTACGATCTGCTTTGGAAGGATATGACCCAGGTCAGGGACATTCGCTTTGATTCCTTCGAGCCCGTCCGCATCGGCCTTATGACCAAAGGGCTCTGGGGGGAGGCATAG
- a CDS encoding FAD-binding oxidoreductase has protein sequence MSAAAPAPLPPAARRFLADLFPGDAAVFSPEETCVFGTDASRRQALPAAVVRPETEDQIRELLRFAHAERLPIHCRGRGTNTVGDCVPAPSGIVISTARYADILEISEDDFVAVCRPGVVTGDLQAALAKKRLFYPPDPASVRFSTLGGNAATCAGGMRALKYGVTRDFILGIRAVLPGGEVIVTGGRTHKNVAGLDLTRLLVGSEGTLAFFSDITVKLLPLPEATATALCAHADADAALAAAGDIFRAGMLPAAMEFVDRTCLAAVAALNPLPWTQTAGAALLVRLDGSEGALAADLARLERVLAGRTPLFVQTAREKADQEALWEVRTTLNQASFRVAPDKLSDDVTVPRGAIRTAVARIQAVAARERLPILVFGHVGDGNLHVNIMHHAADPDQRGRALAAREAILDLTLALGGTLSGEHGVGLSKLPFLDRQIGPGERGLMRRIKAVFDPHGIMNPGKAY, from the coding sequence ATGAGCGCTGCCGCGCCTGCGCCCCTTCCCCCTGCCGCGCGCCGCTTTCTGGCCGACCTCTTTCCCGGCGACGCCGCCGTGTTTTCGCCCGAGGAGACCTGCGTCTTCGGGACCGACGCCTCCCGCCGCCAGGCCCTGCCCGCCGCCGTGGTCCGGCCTGAGACCGAGGACCAGATCCGCGAACTGCTGCGCTTCGCCCATGCCGAGCGCCTGCCCATCCACTGCCGGGGACGGGGCACCAACACCGTGGGCGACTGCGTGCCCGCGCCTTCGGGCATCGTCATCTCCACGGCCCGCTATGCGGACATCCTGGAAATTTCCGAGGACGACTTCGTGGCCGTGTGCCGCCCGGGCGTGGTCACCGGCGACCTGCAGGCGGCCCTGGCCAAAAAGCGCCTGTTCTATCCGCCGGACCCGGCCAGCGTGCGCTTTTCCACCCTGGGCGGCAACGCGGCCACCTGCGCCGGGGGCATGCGGGCCCTCAAATACGGCGTGACACGGGACTTCATCCTGGGCATCCGGGCCGTGTTGCCCGGCGGCGAGGTCATCGTCACCGGCGGGCGCACCCACAAAAACGTAGCCGGTCTGGACCTGACCCGGCTTTTGGTGGGCAGCGAGGGCACCCTGGCCTTTTTCTCCGACATCACGGTGAAGCTTTTGCCCCTGCCCGAGGCCACGGCCACGGCGCTTTGCGCCCATGCCGACGCGGACGCGGCCCTGGCCGCCGCCGGGGACATCTTCCGGGCCGGGATGCTGCCTGCGGCCATGGAATTCGTGGACCGCACCTGCCTTGCGGCCGTGGCCGCCCTGAATCCCCTGCCCTGGACGCAAACGGCCGGGGCGGCGCTACTGGTACGCCTGGACGGCTCGGAGGGCGCCCTGGCCGCCGATCTGGCCCGGCTCGAACGGGTGCTGGCCGGGCGCACGCCGCTTTTCGTCCAGACGGCCAGGGAGAAGGCCGACCAGGAGGCCCTGTGGGAGGTGCGCACTACGCTCAACCAGGCCTCTTTCCGGGTGGCCCCGGACAAGCTCAGCGACGACGTCACCGTGCCGCGCGGGGCCATCCGCACCGCCGTGGCCCGCATCCAGGCCGTCGCCGCCCGGGAGCGGCTGCCCATCCTGGTCTTCGGACATGTGGGCGACGGCAACCTGCACGTCAACATCATGCATCACGCCGCCGACCCGGACCAGCGCGGCCGCGCCCTGGCCGCCCGGGAAGCCATTCTCGACCTGACCCTGGCCCTTGGCGGCACGCTCTCGGGGGAGCACGGCGTGGGCCTGTCCAAGCTGCCCTTCCTGGACCGCCAGATCGGCCCCGGCGAACGCGGACTCATGCGCCGCATCAAGGCCGTGTTCGACCCCCACGGCATCATGAATCCCGGCAAGGCCTACTAG
- the smpB gene encoding SsrA-binding protein SmpB has protein sequence MSKTSHGGEKLIAPNKNAHRLYELLERLEAGLALTGSEVKSLRAGKVSFKDGYVKFVGGEAWLIGVHIAEYENAGYSGHEPERQRKLLLHAAEIAHLRTKVEQKGLTVVPVRMYFKNGRIKIEIALARGKKVHDRRDDLKARDIDRETARELARA, from the coding sequence ATGAGCAAGACATCCCATGGCGGCGAGAAGCTGATCGCCCCCAACAAAAACGCCCACCGGCTCTACGAACTTTTGGAGAGGCTGGAAGCGGGGTTGGCCCTGACGGGTTCCGAGGTGAAATCGCTTCGGGCCGGAAAGGTCAGCTTCAAGGACGGCTACGTCAAATTCGTAGGTGGCGAGGCCTGGCTGATCGGCGTGCATATCGCGGAATACGAGAACGCGGGCTATTCCGGGCACGAACCCGAGCGGCAGCGCAAACTGCTGCTGCACGCCGCCGAGATCGCCCATCTGCGCACCAAGGTGGAGCAAAAGGGCTTAACCGTGGTGCCGGTGCGCATGTATTTCAAAAACGGGCGGATAAAAATCGAGATCGCCCTGGCCCGGGGCAAGAAGGTCCACGACCGCCGCGACGACCTCAAAGCCCGGGACATCGACCGGGAGACGGCCCGGGAGCTGGCCCGGGCATGA
- the ptsP gene encoding phosphoenolpyruvate--protein phosphotransferase — protein MASVILKGIPVSAGVSIGKAFFLNRSGQGPVPRQALAPELVTPELDRLGRAFGQFREELTQVRDRIPAELREHAHIIDSHLMILDDPKLQGAAAGYIRDLGINAEWALDKAVADLQRAFEALDNPYFRDRIQDVRMVSDRVQSRLAGQTGDIKAVQNRVVLMADDLSPADTAAIEVDKIMSLVTAQGGKTSHTGILARTLGIPAVIGVNNLEEHVRDGNLVVVDGLQGTVLVEPDEDELAKYTDLKYQFEAYHASIMRGCHLPGETIDGYRVKVKANIELLEEVAAVIDNGGEGIGLYRTEYSYMNRRVLPTEEELTEEYLDLASIMAPKRVTLRTLDAGADKFISLLGNPEERNPALGLRAIRLCMHHKDLFMTQLRAILRASVVGNVSVMFPMISGLREIRQAMSMLRAAQSELKQQGLPFDAEMPIGIMMELPSAVMIAEVLAREVDFFSIGTNDLIQYSLGIDRTNRYVSHMYQPLHPAVVRSIKHVVDAAHQAGIEVSLCGEMASDPFCVPILMGMQIDAISLNPQAIPGIKRIIRQATMDDCKNLLKEVLESTTVSRTNRLVQETIFKKFPDELMFYSSLLDQEEGVTV, from the coding sequence GTGGCCTCCGTCATTCTCAAAGGCATTCCGGTTTCGGCCGGCGTCTCCATCGGCAAGGCCTTCTTCCTGAACAGGTCCGGCCAGGGCCCCGTTCCCCGGCAGGCCTTGGCCCCGGAACTGGTGACACCGGAATTGGACCGGCTCGGCCGGGCCTTCGGGCAGTTTCGCGAGGAACTGACCCAGGTGCGCGACCGCATTCCGGCGGAACTTCGCGAGCATGCCCACATCATCGACTCGCACCTGATGATTCTCGACGATCCCAAGCTGCAAGGCGCGGCCGCAGGCTACATCCGCGACCTGGGCATCAATGCCGAATGGGCCCTGGACAAGGCCGTGGCCGACTTGCAGCGGGCCTTCGAGGCCCTGGACAACCCCTATTTCCGTGACCGCATCCAGGATGTGCGCATGGTCTCCGACCGGGTCCAGTCCCGGCTTGCCGGACAGACCGGGGACATCAAGGCCGTGCAGAACCGGGTGGTGCTCATGGCCGACGACCTGTCCCCGGCGGACACGGCGGCCATCGAGGTGGACAAGATCATGTCCCTGGTCACGGCCCAGGGCGGCAAGACCTCCCATACCGGCATCCTGGCCCGCACCCTGGGCATCCCGGCGGTCATCGGGGTGAACAACCTGGAAGAGCATGTCCGCGACGGAAATCTGGTGGTGGTGGACGGGTTGCAGGGCACGGTGCTGGTGGAGCCCGACGAGGACGAACTGGCCAAGTACACCGATCTCAAATACCAGTTCGAGGCCTATCACGCCTCCATCATGCGCGGCTGCCACCTGCCCGGGGAGACCATCGACGGCTACCGGGTCAAGGTGAAAGCCAACATCGAGCTTCTGGAAGAGGTGGCGGCGGTCATCGACAACGGCGGCGAGGGCATCGGCCTGTACCGCACGGAATATTCGTACATGAACCGGCGGGTTCTGCCCACGGAGGAGGAACTCACCGAGGAATACCTCGATCTGGCCTCCATCATGGCCCCCAAGCGGGTGACGCTTCGCACCCTGGACGCCGGGGCGGACAAGTTCATCTCCCTTCTGGGCAACCCCGAGGAGCGCAACCCTGCCCTGGGGCTGAGGGCCATCCGGCTGTGCATGCACCACAAGGATCTGTTCATGACCCAGTTGCGGGCCATCCTGCGGGCCTCGGTCGTGGGCAACGTCTCGGTCATGTTCCCCATGATCTCGGGCCTGCGGGAGATTCGCCAGGCCATGAGCATGCTGCGCGCCGCCCAGTCGGAACTGAAACAGCAAGGCCTGCCCTTCGATGCGGAGATGCCCATCGGCATCATGATGGAGCTGCCCTCGGCGGTGATGATCGCCGAGGTGTTGGCCCGGGAGGTGGATTTTTTCAGCATCGGCACCAACGACCTGATCCAGTATTCCTTGGGGATCGACCGCACCAACCGCTATGTGTCGCACATGTACCAGCCCTTGCATCCGGCCGTGGTGCGCAGCATCAAGCATGTGGTCGACGCGGCGCACCAGGCGGGCATCGAGGTCAGCCTGTGCGGCGAAATGGCCTCGGACCCCTTTTGCGTCCCCATCCTCATGGGTATGCAGATCGACGCCATAAGCTTAAACCCCCAGGCCATCCCCGGCATCAAGCGCATCATCCGCCAGGCCACCATGGACGACTGCAAGAACCTGCTCAAGGAAGTCCTGGAAAGCACCACCGTCTCGCGCACCAACCGTCTGGTGCAGGAAACCATCTTCAAGAAGTTCCCCGACGAACTGATGTTCTATTCCTCCCTCCTGGATCAGGAGGAAGGCGTGACGGTCTGA
- a CDS encoding HPr family phosphocarrier protein: protein MERSTLADESPASEDLTLSPERQSMTVSVLNEQGLHARPAAILAREAQRFPCDVRIAQNGDDVDAKSILDILTLAAGYGANLDIVATGPQADEAVAHLARLFQKRFR from the coding sequence TTGGAACGCTCAACATTGGCTGATGAGTCCCCTGCGTCCGAGGATCTGACCCTGTCGCCCGAACGGCAGTCCATGACCGTGAGCGTGCTCAACGAGCAGGGACTGCACGCCCGCCCGGCGGCTATCCTGGCCCGCGAGGCGCAGCGGTTCCCGTGCGATGTGCGCATTGCGCAAAACGGAGACGATGTGGACGCCAAAAGCATCCTTGACATTTTGACCCTGGCGGCGGGATACGGCGCCAATCTGGATATCGTGGCCACCGGGCCCCAGGCCGATGAGGCCGTGGCCCACCTGGCCCGGCTGTTCCAGAAACGATTCCGATAG
- a CDS encoding PTS system mannose/fructose/sorbose family transporter subunit IID, translating into MSPSHAPRHATDLADDAQSPSALSGSSCRADAEPLCPPHGIAVAGILDERREPHAGEPDLRALRRCFFRSYLVAAAFNTQGLQNIGLAYAMEPGLRAAHPDPEAFQAAMARHLTVYNSHPMWAPLLVGIFLSLEVKIAKGLAPPAMLDDIKTTTAYTLSAVGDSFFGGSLLGLWGLAAACLAATGHSLGVGLLALCMLVGLNIFKAATFLAGYREGFQVLKRLKRWDLINWGRRIKVVNAVMLTFLWMLTAPKAVGAMGISDLIIVSGLGVWAMTEPRFPREMVFAALVAAGLCLTAFRVS; encoded by the coding sequence ATGTCCCCTTCCCACGCACCCCGCCACGCAACGGACCTGGCCGACGACGCACAAAGTCCGTCCGCCCTCTCCGGTTCGTCCTGCCGGGCCGACGCGGAGCCCCTTTGCCCGCCCCACGGGATAGCCGTCGCCGGAATCCTGGATGAGCGGCGGGAGCCCCATGCGGGCGAACCAGATCTGCGGGCGCTTCGGCGCTGTTTCTTCCGGTCGTATCTGGTGGCGGCGGCCTTCAACACCCAGGGGTTGCAAAACATCGGCCTGGCCTATGCCATGGAGCCGGGACTGCGGGCCGCGCACCCCGATCCCGAGGCCTTTCAGGCGGCCATGGCCCGCCACCTGACGGTCTACAACAGCCACCCCATGTGGGCGCCGCTTCTGGTGGGCATTTTTTTGTCGCTGGAGGTCAAGATCGCCAAGGGGCTGGCGCCCCCGGCCATGCTCGACGACATCAAAACCACCACGGCCTACACCCTCTCGGCCGTGGGCGACTCCTTTTTCGGCGGCAGCCTGCTCGGCCTGTGGGGACTTGCCGCCGCCTGCCTGGCGGCCACCGGGCATTCCCTGGGGGTGGGCCTTTTGGCCCTGTGCATGCTTGTGGGGCTCAACATCTTCAAGGCGGCCACCTTTTTGGCGGGATACCGCGAAGGGTTTCAGGTCTTGAAACGCCTCAAACGATGGGATCTCATCAATTGGGGACGGCGCATCAAGGTCGTCAACGCCGTCATGCTGACATTTTTATGGATGCTCACCGCCCCAAAAGCCGTGGGGGCCATGGGCATAAGCGACCTGATCATCGTGTCCGGGCTTGGGGTCTGGGCCATGACCGAACCCCGTTTTCCCCGGGAAATGGTGTTCGCGGCATTGGTGGCGGCTGGTTTGTGTTTGACGGCGTTTCGCGTATCATGA
- a CDS encoding gamma-glutamylcyclotransferase family protein, whose translation MTGDGEAPTLIFVYGTLRRGFCNHHLVRRAGFLGRGETVERLVMHVAGQIPFVHAAEAAYPIVGEVYAVDAATLAALDRLEDHPHWYVRTLATIRMEDGRDLAAQIYLCRRPEGRRAPGGDYAGLPGIL comes from the coding sequence ATGACCGGAGACGGCGAGGCGCCGACCCTGATTTTCGTCTACGGCACCCTGCGCCGGGGATTTTGCAACCATCATCTGGTACGGCGCGCCGGGTTTCTGGGGCGGGGGGAAACCGTCGAGCGCCTGGTCATGCATGTGGCCGGGCAGATCCCTTTCGTGCATGCCGCCGAGGCCGCCTATCCCATCGTGGGCGAGGTCTATGCCGTAGACGCGGCCACCCTGGCCGCCCTGGACCGCCTGGAGGACCACCCCCACTGGTACGTGCGCACCCTCGCCACGATCCGCATGGAGGACGGCCGCGATCTGGCCGCCCAGATCTATCTCTGCCGCCGTCCGGAAGGACGCCGCGCCCCCGGCGGCGACTATGCCGGCCTGCCGGGAATCCTGTAG